A portion of the Citrobacter rodentium NBRC 105723 = DSM 16636 genome contains these proteins:
- the cytR gene encoding DNA-binding transcriptional regulator CytR, with protein MKPKKLVAAATMKDVAEKAKVSTATVSRALMNPEKVSQATRSRVEQAALAVGYLPQAAGRHIKRNESRTILVIVPDICDPFFSEIIRGIEVTAARHGYLVLIGDCAHQNQQEKTFVNLIVTKQIDGMLLLGSRLPFDASIEEQRNLPPMVMANEFAPELELPTVHIDNLTAAFDAVNYLHELGHQRIGCIAGPEEMPLCHYRLQGYVQALRRCGIVVDPHYIARGDFTFEAGGNALKQLLALPLPPTAVFCHSDVMALGALSWAKRQGLKVPDDLSIVGFDNIALAEFCDPPLTTVAQPRFGIGQEAMLLLLDQMQGQNVSSGSRLMDCELILRGSTRALT; from the coding sequence GTGAAACCGAAAAAGCTGGTTGCTGCCGCGACTATGAAAGATGTTGCCGAGAAGGCGAAAGTCTCAACGGCAACCGTATCCCGCGCGTTAATGAACCCGGAAAAAGTCTCCCAGGCCACCCGCAGCCGGGTTGAACAGGCCGCACTGGCTGTCGGCTATTTGCCGCAGGCGGCGGGACGCCACATTAAACGTAATGAATCGCGGACGATTCTGGTGATTGTCCCGGATATTTGCGATCCGTTCTTTAGCGAAATCATTCGCGGCATTGAAGTTACCGCCGCCAGACATGGCTATCTGGTGCTGATCGGCGACTGCGCGCATCAGAATCAGCAGGAAAAAACGTTCGTTAACCTGATCGTTACCAAACAGATTGACGGGATGCTGCTGCTGGGCTCACGCCTGCCATTCGATGCCAGCATTGAAGAACAGCGCAATTTGCCGCCAATGGTGATGGCAAACGAATTTGCCCCGGAGCTGGAGCTTCCCACGGTTCACATTGATAACCTGACCGCCGCCTTCGATGCCGTCAACTATCTGCATGAGCTGGGCCATCAGCGCATCGGCTGCATTGCCGGGCCGGAAGAGATGCCGCTGTGCCATTACCGCCTGCAGGGCTATGTCCAGGCGCTGCGCCGCTGCGGCATTGTGGTCGATCCGCACTATATCGCCCGCGGCGACTTTACCTTTGAGGCGGGCGGCAATGCGTTAAAGCAGCTGCTGGCGCTACCGCTGCCCCCCACGGCGGTGTTCTGCCATAGCGACGTGATGGCGCTTGGCGCCCTCTCATGGGCTAAACGCCAGGGGCTAAAGGTCCCGGACGATCTGTCGATCGTTGGTTTCGACAACATCGCGCTGGCCGAGTTTTGCGATCCCCCGCTGACAACGGTGGCGCAGCCGCGCTTCGGGATTGGACAGGAAGCGATGCTGCTGTTGCTCGATCAAATGCAGGGGCAGAATGTCAGCAGCGGCTCGCGTTTAATGGACTGTGAGCTGATCCTGCGGGGCTCAACGCGTGCTTTAACGTAA
- the ftsN gene encoding cell division protein FtsN, with amino-acid sequence MAQRDYVRRGQPAASRRKKSTSRKKQRNTSAVSPAMVAIAAAVLVAFIGGLYFITHHKKEESETLQSQKVTGNGLPPKPEERWRYIKELESRQPGVRTPTEPSAGGEVMKPDQLTNEQRQLLAQMQADMRQQPTQLNEVPWNEQTPAQRQQTLQRQAQQRQVEQQQQRAQPQQQTRTAQQPPKQTTQPKQTASQQPYQDLLQTPAYTTASQPKTQQAAPVTRAPDAPKPATEKKDERRWMVQCGSFKGADQAETVRAQLAFEGFDSRITTNNGWNRVVIGPVKGKANADSTLSRLKLAGHTNCIRLAAGG; translated from the coding sequence GTGGCACAACGAGATTATGTACGTCGCGGCCAACCGGCAGCTTCGCGGCGCAAAAAGAGCACTTCACGGAAAAAGCAACGCAACACGTCTGCGGTATCGCCCGCTATGGTCGCCATTGCCGCCGCCGTCCTTGTAGCCTTTATCGGTGGTCTGTACTTCATTACCCATCACAAAAAAGAAGAGTCTGAAACGTTGCAGAGTCAGAAAGTGACGGGCAACGGGCTGCCGCCGAAGCCAGAAGAACGCTGGCGCTATATTAAAGAGCTGGAAAGCCGCCAGCCGGGGGTGCGTACACCAACGGAACCGTCCGCGGGCGGTGAAGTGATGAAACCGGACCAGTTGACCAACGAACAGCGTCAGCTGCTGGCGCAGATGCAGGCGGATATGCGCCAGCAGCCTACCCAGCTCAATGAAGTGCCGTGGAACGAACAGACGCCTGCGCAGCGTCAGCAAACGCTGCAACGACAGGCTCAACAGCGTCAGGTTGAGCAACAGCAGCAGCGCGCTCAGCCACAGCAGCAAACGCGTACCGCGCAACAGCCGCCGAAACAGACGACGCAGCCAAAGCAAACGGCCTCCCAACAGCCGTATCAGGATCTGTTGCAGACGCCAGCGTACACGACCGCTTCGCAGCCGAAAACTCAGCAGGCCGCGCCGGTTACCCGCGCGCCGGATGCGCCGAAGCCTGCGACGGAGAAAAAAGACGAGCGCCGCTGGATGGTGCAGTGCGGCTCCTTTAAAGGCGCAGACCAGGCGGAAACCGTGCGCGCTCAGCTGGCTTTCGAAGGTTTTGACTCCAGAATCACCACCAATAACGGCTGGAATCGCGTGGTTATTGGCCCGGTGAAAGGTAAAGCGAATGCCGACAGCACCCTCAGCCGTCTGAAGCTGGCGGGCCACACAAACTGCATTCGACTCGCCGCCGGGGGTTGA
- the hslV gene encoding ATP-dependent protease subunit HslV: MTTIVSVRRNGHVVIAGDGQATLGNTVMKGNVKKVRRLYNDKVIAGFAGGTADAFTLFELFERKLEMHQGHLVKAAVELAKDWRTDRMLRKLEALLAVADETASLIITGNGDVVQPENDLIAIGSGGPYAQAAARALLENTELGAREIAEKALDIAGDICIYTNHFHTIEELTSKA; encoded by the coding sequence GTGACAACAATAGTAAGCGTACGCCGTAACGGCCATGTGGTTATCGCCGGTGATGGCCAGGCCACGCTGGGCAATACCGTAATGAAAGGCAACGTGAAAAAGGTCCGCCGTCTGTATAACGACAAAGTCATTGCCGGCTTTGCCGGCGGTACGGCAGATGCGTTCACGCTGTTTGAGCTGTTTGAGCGCAAGCTCGAAATGCATCAGGGACACCTGGTCAAAGCCGCCGTCGAACTGGCAAAAGACTGGCGTACCGATCGTATGCTGCGCAAGCTCGAGGCGCTGCTGGCGGTCGCGGATGAAACTGCCTCCCTCATCATCACCGGTAATGGCGACGTCGTACAGCCGGAAAACGATCTGATTGCTATCGGCTCCGGCGGTCCCTACGCCCAGGCCGCGGCGCGTGCTCTGCTGGAAAACACCGAGCTCGGCGCTCGCGAAATTGCGGAAAAAGCGTTGGATATTGCAGGCGACATCTGCATTTACACCAACCACTTCCATACTATCGAAGAATTGACCTCCAAAGCGTAA